The genomic window TGCGTTGCAGCGGTCGAATTACGACGGGTTCGGGACGCGGAACCTTGACCTGTGCCGAGGATCGTCCTAACTTCTCTGGCGCTGATGATGACGAATAAGCTCAAACTCTACTGGGAATTTTGTCGGCCATTCACCCTGATTCCGCCTGCCGTGGGCATGATCTCCGGCGGGCTGACCGGCCTGGGCGCGATCACGCCCGACGCCGGGCGCTTGGTCAGCTCGTGGGGCGACGGCCCGGGGATGATCGCCGCGCGGATCGTGGCCGGTGGACTGATGGCGATGTTCCTCAACGGCTTCAGCAATACGCTGAACCAGATCACCGACATCAAGCTCGATCTAATCAACAAGCCCGACCGGCCGCTGTGCGACGGCCGAATGCAGCGCAACGAGGCCTGGGTCTTGACCCTGGTGCTGCTGGCGGTGGCGTTGGGCCTGGCGCTGTTCGTCGGCTGGCAATGCCTGATGATCGTGGCGATCACCTCGGTGTTCACCTGGAGCTACTCGGCCAAGCCGCTGTGGATGAAGAGCCGCGGGATCTGGGCCAACCTGACCATCGCCATTCCGCGCGGCGTTCTGCTCAAGGTCTGCGGCTGGAGCGCGGTCAAGGGGATCTTCACCGCCGAGCCGTGGATCATCGGCAGCGTGTTCGGCCTGTTTCTGCTCGGCGCCTCGACCACCAAGGATTACGCGGATATCCAGGGCGACAGCGCCGGCGGCTGCCGCACGCTCCCGGTAATCTACGGCGTGCGCACCAGCGCCTACATGATCAGCCCGTTTTTCGTGCTGCCTTTTATCTGGCTGATCGTGGGCACGCAGCTGGGCCTGTTCACCGGCGATCCGCTGATCCTCACCTGCCTGGGCGCGCTGCTCGCGCTGTGGGGCGTGTGGGTCGTGGCCGGGATTCTCAAGGACCCCGAGGCACTGGCCGGCAAGGAAAACCACCCCTC from Candidatus Alcyoniella australis includes these protein-coding regions:
- a CDS encoding UbiA family prenyltransferase, coding for MTNKLKLYWEFCRPFTLIPPAVGMISGGLTGLGAITPDAGRLVSSWGDGPGMIAARIVAGGLMAMFLNGFSNTLNQITDIKLDLINKPDRPLCDGRMQRNEAWVLTLVLLAVALGLALFVGWQCLMIVAITSVFTWSYSAKPLWMKSRGIWANLTIAIPRGVLLKVCGWSAVKGIFTAEPWIIGSVFGLFLLGASTTKDYADIQGDSAGGCRTLPVIYGVRTSAYMISPFFVLPFIWLIVGTQLGLFTGDPLILTCLGALLALWGVWVVAGILKDPEALAGKENHPSWTHMYLMMLTLQFGFALAYLVHI